The Gigantopelta aegis isolate Gae_Host chromosome 9, Gae_host_genome, whole genome shotgun sequence genomic sequence GCCACAAAGTGCAGGACGAACGACCTGTTTTCGTGAAAGACCTATATTTTCTTAAGACAAAGTCATTGAAATAGACTTAATAGTATACTCTTTTtagattaaacaaaataaatggcaTTTAACGTTCACTGTGAAACGTTCCACAGTCAGGAAAATAATCCTCCCGACTGATTAAGACGTCTGTTACCgctgtaatattttaataatgtaagcTTAAACATCAATGTCAAGGTCGCGTTTTGTAGTAGTAACTGTTATGGTTGTAATTTCCTCCATTTTTATAAGGAGATCTTTGATATTTCTTATATTAATCTTCGATCTTTCAAACAGTAgtactattaataatatttaagagagagagagagagagagagagagagagagagagagagagagagagagagagagagagagagagagagacagacagacagacagacagacagacagacagacagacagagataggagggggggggggggaggagggcaGCTGCCGCATCATAGACTACTCCTACTGATGAAGCAAGGGTaagtttatatgtgtgtgttctcatgtctgtggaatgatgcatatacaagatcccttgctactaatggaagctgacaggcctcggtggtgtcatggttaagccatcggacataaggctggtaggtacagggttcgcagcccggtatcggctcccactcagagcgagtttgaacgactcaataggtaggtgtaaggccactacacccttttctctcttgccaaccactaacaattaataacaaacccactgtcctggatcaacaacccagatagcttaggcgtgtgcccagggcagcgtgcttgaaccttaattggatataagcaagacaaaaataagatgaaaaaattaaaacatgtagcaggtttcctctctaagactatgcaaaaattactaaatgtttgacccccccccccccaatagctcttgattaataaatcaatgtgctctagtagtgtcgttaaataaaacaaacttttaatttttcttgtccATGCAAACGCTGCCATATCTAATTGTACTTTGATTATTTTGAGtactgaaatttattttgattgaaactttgtccaaaattaatttcacaaaacaaacgtttaaaagTTGCACCATGATCAGACCATCCTCTTCTCTCACCATGGGATAACCTCCCAGCGGTTAACTGGCAGATCCACTTGATAAGACGCTGGTAATAAGCCTGGTACCAGGCTGTCTTCATTGCCAATCAGGATCAGACCAGTTgaaagacgtagcccagtggtaaagcactcggtTGATGAgcagtcgatttgggatcgatcgccgtcggtggacccagtgggctatttgtttttgtttttttgctccagccagtgcaccacgactggtatatcaaaggccgtgatacgtgctattctgtctatgggacactaatggaaaaatgtagcggattttcctCTCTAATGTCTATAtgttggaattaccaaatgtttgacatccaatagccgatgattaataaattaatgtgctctagtggtgtcgttaaacaaaacaaactttaaatttttcttGTCCAAGCAAACGCTGCCATATCTAATTGTACTTTGATGATTTTGAGtactgaaatttattttgattgaaactttgttcaaaattaatttcacaaaatacaataaacttGAACCGTAGAaatttgcattttgttttgttttgtcgcCGAGGTATACAAAAGCTAATATATTAATACCTTCATTGAAAACTATttataaagtattttaaaattaagtttttctCAATTTGTTTTCATCTTTAATCTGTTACAAAAAGTACTAATTTattagtatataaaacaatccGTACTCTAAATTCATTATTGTTGAATTATTATAGATCGCCGTAGACATTAAGGGCAATGTGCATGCTGTCCGTGAAATTTAGATACACTGCACTTCACATTGTATTGTATCAACAATAAGACACttaggggattcgaaccagaGACTCTCAGTATGAGaatccagtgctctaccaactgagctgatagggaaattcccactagctactgccagtaggagcactttataccaacactactacatactcccccccTCAAGtcaagctacgtcccggagctgtgggccacgggcagttgaactgttacgggtcctgactgggttataattgtattattgtgttaagaacacacccagtccctacgtcggctccaatgTTACCGAAGGTTCTATATATAGCACAGAAGACTTTAGCTGGGGTTTAAGGTCTTTATTCAGGGATCACCTGGAGGGATGTGAAGATCCCgatgtttataaaaacattctcACTCAAATAACGACCCTGGAATAACAAAAGGACATAAAATCAGTTATATTTTCCaggttacaacatatattattttaccatACATAAGGCTATTTGCCaagtacaaattactacaatattatattactaatgtaCATTTAACACCAACATTTCAATTCAAAGAGactcaaatcaaatataattataattcaaaggttaatttaattatcacaTCATTGCTATAAGCATGTGCTAAGCACATcataaaactatataaatacCTGTCTGTATATTCTATAACACACAGAATCACGATATCACatacaagtaaatatttaaccTACCGACTGTGGGTCAGGTCGTTTGAATAATGATGCTGGTTGAATTACATCATTGATAACCTGTGTTGTTAATAATGGTGCTGTGCAGAACTTGATCAAATAGAAAACTTGCAATGCAGAAAACCACCTCTGTCTTGCTTGAACGTTTAAAAGTCTCTTGACTCCAGAGAACACCAggcaacaaaagaaacaataaatgGGCTTACTATTGAATGACTACCTGGCCTGAACACTGAGTTGAGGGTGAACACAACCCAAGCTGACAATTCCAAAGACACAGgaaaacaatagaaacaaaataagagACAGCTTTGCACTATTAGAgttaaaaagaataaaatatatgtaaactgttttaaaattgtagtgtatgtgatatgcaatttaaaacatcCGGTTACAAACACCCCTCCCAAATAAAATGATGTCCTCATCATTTGTCAGGGTTCTGTTCCAATAGATTGAGCATAACTCTGCAGACTTTCCTAGGAGCTCTTGAGAAAAAAATCACTTTCTGCCAAAGCCTGCAGAAAAGTAGCTTTCTCTCTCCAAGTAGATTCCGGAGTACATGCTGTTTGGAGCATACTAAATTCTCCACTTCGAAATCTAGCTGGTGGACGTCTGTCTCTATTGGCTCTTCTGGGTATTGGTAGCGTGTCCTCTGCACCTTGAACTTCATGGTCTGATTCTGGTGAAGAATCATGGCAGCTGACACTATCTTGCCCACCATTGGATCCTATGGACTCTGGTATAGAATCCCGTTCATCATCTTGATCCAACTCTTGATCCACTGATAAGGTTTCTGTTTCCAACGGTTCCTCTTCTGGTTCTTCATCCTGTTCAACACCGTTGCTGATCGCAATGTCAGGTTGGGTGGTATCTCCTGAACTAGTTCCTTCTCCAGCATCTATGACAGCGATGTTTGGGGCGCTGACCACTGGAGGTTCTTGAACCGAAGGACCAACCACAAACCCATCAGAATAATCCTCCAACAAACTATCATCTCCAGATGGGGTTGCTCCATCGTTGGATTCTGATAACTGTGgttttctcactggtgtcttTGGTAGGTGCGGTCGCAGTCTTGTCGTCGATGGTGGTTTGTCAGGCAGTATCCGTCTTGGCTTTTCATTGGCTAAAATAAAAGGAAGAGAAGTGATTGGCAGGAGAAGGTTGCGATGTAAAGTGCGACTCCTTCCCTGTCCATCCTCTCTCTTCAGCACAAATACTGGGATTTCTGGATTAGGTTGAcgatgtacaatgtacacatcTTCCTCCCATTTATCTGCCAGTTTGTGTTTTTCCTCGAAAGCCAACTGCCTGACAAGTACTCTGTCTCCAATATGGATGATTGCACCTCGCACTTTTGCATCAAAATACTTCTTCTGCTTGTGTTGGCTTTGGTCAATATGGTCGGATGCCAGCTTGTAAGAATCCTGTAGTCGTTTCTTAAGTCATGAAACATAACTGGACAGGTTCTTCTTGTCTTGCTGCAAATCCATGCCTAGTGCTACATCCACAGGTAATTTAAGATGGCGGCCAAACATCAAGAAGAAAGGTGAATGTCCTGTTGTCTCATGTCTCGTGCTGTTGTAAGCATGAACAAGAGGTGAGATGTAAGACTTCCAGTCAGTCTTCTTGTTAGGATCTAATGTTCCCAACATACTAAGAAGAGTCCTGTTGAACCTCTCAGTTATGCCATTTCCCATCGGGTGGTATGGGGTTGTTCTCGACTTCGTTATCCCTGCCACTGAACAAAGCTGTTTGATGAGCTGGCTCTCAAAGCTGGCTCCTTGATCAGAATGGATTTGAAGAGGAAATCCATAGTGAACAATGAAGTTATTGAAGAGAGCCTCTGCTGTTGTTCTTGCTGTCTGGTTTCTTGTAGGAATAGCCTGAGCATAACGGGTGAAGTGATCTGTGATCACCAAGATGTTCTGGAAACCTCCTTTTGATGTCTCAAACGTCAGATAGTCCATGCAGACTAACTCCATTGGCTGGCTGGTGGAGATGTTGACTAATGGAGCACGAATATTGGTGTTCGATTTCCGTCTAACACATCTGCCACACCCCTTAATCCAGTTGTCAACAGCCGTGGACATCCCTGGGAAATAAAATCGTTCTTGCAAAAGTGACAAAGTCCTGTCACGTCCTGGATGTCCTGCATCATTATGGAGTCCCTGGAGAGCACGCTTCCTGTATTCAGTTGGTAAAACTAGCTGtttcctcccctccccctacgtcggctccaaatgtaacagaaaaatcaaccacggactctcagtacgatagtccagcgctctaccacatacatattttattgcttcaTCATTGTAACAAAGACACAGCATTTGACGAGATGTCTTGCGGCGTGCGCaccaacagcttgttctgaatgtacacgtaaaaccctatgacctgacctgatgtcTTGCAACTGAGCAATCACTTAGTTTTTTCCAGAGATGAAGTCAAACGTGTCGCtgtgccgcccccccccccccccccccaccatcgGAACGTATGTAACGCTGATTGAATACCGTGTCGCCTACACTGGGTCTCGGGCAACCGGTGTACGGTGACCGGCAACTGAAGAAAGGAAAGTTGGAGGAAGAGGAAATGTGCGTCAGGGGCGACACAAAGGGAGCCAAAACCGCCGGCGGCGACTCCTTCTGCTTCGCCGCCCCCCGCCGCTCCTATGAAGCTGAAGAGGACAGAAAAGGCTCCGGTCGAACTGGACACTGACGTTTCAACTACGCCAGGGGCCGTCCTGGACACAGCTATGCATGAAGGACCATAACCACCCCCAACACCAGTCCCGACTTCGGCAACTCCGATGCGGCCACCGCCTCTACAGGTGACCCCCGTCGAGAAGCCAGCCCGTCAAGTGGCCGTTGGGAAGAGGAAGGCAGACAACCAGCCAGACACCTCCTCTTCAAGAGCTAGATCAACTCCGGCGGTGGAAGACGGACAAGACTGGACGTTGCAGGGAGGCAAACTCAACCCCCGCTACGCCAATCTTGACAAGACGAATATGAACACCAAAGACAGCCCCAGGAAACTGTTCACGCAAGTCATGTCGATCCCGTACGAGTCACTAGTGGATTCTGAAGGGGAGTTCGCGATCCAACGCGTCTCCATGAAGGAGAATATCACCCATCGGCGTAACAACGTGGTGAATCAAGCTCTCCTGCTCCCCGACATGGACAATCTCACCATCCACCAGATGACTAAGAAGGTCTTCGGAAGAGCGTACCCAGCCATCATCACCTTGCTCTTCACAACAGCCGGCTCGTCCGAACCTTAGGACGACTGACTTCCTCCACTCGCCGTAGCGCCAACCTCCCTAGTCAACATTGCCTCCGTGAGTATGGACTTAGTCAGACTTTAAACCTTTTGGCCGCCAtttcaaaaactttgtttattttttttgtaaacagtctgacacattaaattttttggcagtccgtctaaattgctctaATCAACTTCAACTTTGGATGAGCAGTCAAAtctttttgtttggccttaaaTTTACTAGACATGGTATTTTTTGAACTTACTAATTTaaattccaaattccgcccatcTCAAACCTACCCTCCTCCTCCtgtcccggaattggtcactggcggagtcagaggctaagttctgggtgggcgtgcctgaaccttcattggatatgggcacgttaatacagttcccaTATTCATTCCACTGGAGCAATAAATATTTCTTATGTCTAGTTTCTTGAAAGGTGGATTCTTCTTAatacaattcattcattcagtatttTATTCCCGTctcacctttttaaaaattacatacatgttatataaaaatataaaacaatatacataatattttaaaagccaCTCAATACAGAGTTATGAGAGAcgataatattatacaaataaaagaacattaaaatgaaagataaaaaatgaaatataatagttacaactttacaaataaataaaattttcttaTGTTTAGAATCTGTGCACAGGTTTTGGCACAAGATCACATAATAaaaattttggaaaataaaaatatcattttatcatGACAACTAAGATCACTAAAATTATCATTAATTACCGcagcgttgttaaataaaattgttctaaaattattatatatacagtggacaaGCTAAAATAACATGTTCTTCATTTTCgataaaattattacaataaaaacataatcGTTCATTTTCTAGAATATTTTCGTATCTCCCCGTTTCAATTCTAAGAGGTGCCACACAGCACCAAAACTTGGCAAACGCACTTCTATGAGCAATAGGTAAAAATGATGTACAATAAAACtaagttatatatttgtttttaaataaattgtaagTTCGAAGTTTGTTACCTCCTTTTCTCTTAATACTAGTATCCCTTCGAACCTTATTTAACCAATATGTTTCAAATCTGGTTAACGTAGCTGGTAAAGTGCTATTCAACACTCTTCGTTTATATTAACATTAGTAAAATCAGGGAAGCCATActgaataaataattgttttacataAAAATTCCTTTTCGTATTACACATTTGTTCACcccataaaaatattttcttaccaactgtaaaatgttcacaattaaGAATTCGACACCACTGTGCAATAACGACTTTCCAACCTAGCCCATATCACCTTGTACTGCTGCAATGGGTGTGTATTTACCAACACCTAGATAAAAACGACAAGCCCGGTACTGAATAGCATTTATACATGAGTACTCCCTTGTACCCCAAATGGCTGCTCCATAATCTATGACAGAACGTACAAGTGCATCATACAGTTTTGTGAATACTGCAAAAGGAACACCACCCATATATTTGCATTTTGCTATTATTAAACCCAGGGCCCTACCAGCGGACTGGGATACAACTTTCGCCATAATATTAAAATCTAGATGTTCTATTAGTATAATGCCTAGGTAACAGTATCTATCAGAAGTATTTATAGTAATGTTATTGACGGAGAACTTAAATAGTGTACGTGTTACAGATTGTGGTCTAAAGTGCAATACG encodes the following:
- the LOC121381651 gene encoding uncharacterized protein LOC121381651, producing the protein MSTAVDNWIKGCGRCVRRKSNTNIRAPLVNISTSQPMELVCMDYLTFETSKGGFQNILVITDHFTRYAQAIPTRNQTARTTAEALFNNFIVHYGFPLQIHSDQGASFESQLIKQLCSVAGITKSRTTPYHPMGNGITERFNRTLLSMLGTLDPNKKTDWKSYISPLVHAYNSTRHETTGHSPFFLMFGRHLKLPVDKRLQDSYKLASDHIDQSQHKQKKYFDAKVRGAIIHIGDRVLVRQLAFEEKHKLADKWEEDVYIVHRQPNPEIPVFVLKREDGQGRSRTLHRNLLLPITSLPFILANEKPRRILPDKPPSTTRLRPHLPKTPVRKPQLSESNDGATPSGDDSLLEDYSDGFVVGPSVQEPPVVSAPNIAVIDAGEGTSSGDTTQPDIAISNGVEQDEEPEEEPLETETLSVDQELDQDDERDSIPESIGSNGGQDSVSCHDSSPESDHEVQGAEDTLPIPRRANRDRRPPARFRSGEFSMLQTACTPESTWREKATFLQALAESDFFLKSS